In the Hordeum vulgare subsp. vulgare chromosome 7H, MorexV3_pseudomolecules_assembly, whole genome shotgun sequence genome, one interval contains:
- the LOC123407571 gene encoding histone H3.2, with amino-acid sequence MARTKQTARKSTGGKAPRKQLATKAARKSAPATGGVKKPHRFRPGTVALREIRKYQKSTELLIRKLPFQRLVREIAQDFKTDLRFQSSAVSALQEAAEAYLVGLFEDTNLCAIHAKRVTIMPKDIQLARRIRGERA; translated from the coding sequence ATGGCCCGCACGAAGCAGACGGCGCGCAAGTCGACGGGCGGCAAGGCGCCGCGGAAGCAGCTGGCGACCAAGGCGGCGCGCAAGTCGGCCCCTGCCACCGGCGGCGTGAAGAAGCCGCACCGGTTCCGCCCGGGCACCGTCGCGCTGCGCGAGATCCGCAAGTACCAGAAGAGCACGGAGCTGCTCATCCGCAAGCTCCCCTTCCAGCGCCTGGTGCGGGAGATCGCGCAGGACTTCAAGACGGACCTCCGGTTCCAGAGCTCCGCCGTGTCGGCCCTGCAGGAGGCCGCCGAGGCGTACCTGGTGGGCCTGTTCGAGGACACCAACCTCTGCGCCATCCACGCCAAGCGCGTCACCATCATGCCCAAGGACATCCAGCTCGCCCGCCGCATCCGCGGGGAGCGCGCCTAG